The following coding sequences are from one Planctomycetia bacterium window:
- a CDS encoding right-handed parallel beta-helix repeat-containing protein: MLLGRISNTINRRIESLLTRFSNPVGAAVFLYQCHAAVIENCVVRQYHGDGISFQKSNDMRVERCVSGDSAGPGLHSGRRSQREVMRECVARGNGEDGLFLC; encoded by the coding sequence ATCCTGCTTGGACGGATTTCAAACACGATCAACCGTCGAATCGAGTCGCTACTCACTCGGTTCTCGAATCCAGTTGGCGCAGCCGTGTTTCTTTATCAGTGTCACGCCGCGGTCATCGAGAATTGTGTGGTCCGCCAGTATCACGGCGACGGCATCAGTTTTCAAAAGTCGAACGACATGCGCGTCGAGCGCTGCGTGTCGGGAGATAGCGCCGGACCGGGGCTGCACTCGGGACGCAGGTCGCAACGAGAGGTCATGCGCGAATGCGTGGCTCGCGGAAATGGCGAGGACGGTTTGTTCCTTTGCTAG
- a CDS encoding VCBS repeat-containing protein, translating into MRRLKMSLTGLTTLLGLINDRCAAEMPRFEVHPIAAWGNELGQTSLADVDRDGDLDWIVGQHGEMRWYEFRNPKEWIAHEIGAGAKTDVGGTAFDVDGDGWVDQVAGTAWYRNPGNPRDARFEFFQNGAISCHDNVAADLNGDGRLDVVALSNDAAHPILAWYEIPANPRDRWQQRLIGDGIHGGVDPRGVSDLDGDGDQDVVRGNAWFENHDGRGKSWHEHAAFELPGGGRTGPFGLCLKTWVIDLDGDQDLDVVESEADFEDCRVFWFENEGRAKSWTYHPVTAEHTGQDFHALAVADFDGDGDADISSGSGPLTKAAQQRAFIWENRNGHGGAWTEHVICEGIPSHETKAADVDQDGDVDLCTKPWQGNQHYFLRNRLRDPPPAKDQ; encoded by the coding sequence ATGCGACGCTTGAAAATGTCACTTACTGGCCTGACAACTTTGCTCGGGCTAATCAATGATCGGTGCGCTGCTGAGATGCCGCGTTTCGAGGTCCATCCCATCGCGGCGTGGGGCAACGAGTTGGGGCAGACTTCGCTCGCGGACGTCGATCGCGACGGCGATCTCGACTGGATCGTCGGTCAGCACGGCGAAATGCGGTGGTATGAGTTTCGGAATCCCAAGGAGTGGATTGCGCATGAAATCGGCGCAGGGGCGAAGACGGACGTCGGAGGAACGGCCTTTGACGTCGATGGCGACGGCTGGGTCGACCAAGTCGCTGGCACGGCCTGGTATCGCAATCCCGGCAACCCGCGCGACGCGCGTTTTGAGTTTTTCCAGAACGGCGCCATCAGTTGCCACGACAACGTCGCGGCCGACCTCAATGGCGATGGGCGGCTCGACGTCGTGGCGTTGAGCAACGATGCCGCGCATCCGATCCTGGCCTGGTACGAGATTCCGGCAAATCCGCGAGATCGCTGGCAACAACGACTGATTGGCGACGGTATCCACGGCGGCGTCGATCCGCGGGGCGTCAGCGACCTCGATGGCGACGGAGATCAAGACGTCGTGCGCGGCAATGCCTGGTTCGAAAATCACGATGGCCGCGGCAAAAGCTGGCATGAACACGCGGCATTCGAGCTCCCCGGAGGAGGTCGGACCGGGCCGTTTGGACTCTGCCTCAAGACCTGGGTCATCGATCTCGACGGTGATCAGGATCTCGATGTCGTCGAATCCGAAGCCGATTTCGAGGATTGCCGCGTCTTCTGGTTCGAGAATGAAGGTCGGGCAAAATCATGGACGTACCACCCAGTCACCGCCGAGCACACCGGGCAAGATTTTCACGCGTTGGCGGTAGCGGATTTTGATGGCGACGGAGATGCGGATATCTCCAGTGGCAGCGGTCCACTGACCAAGGCCGCGCAGCAGCGCGCCTTCATTTGGGAAAACCGTAACGGCCATGGCGGGGCGTGGACCGAACACGTGATCTGCGAGGGGATTCCCAGCCACGAGACCAAGGCGGCCGACGTCGATCAAGACGGCGACGTTGACCTCTGCACGAAACCGTGGCAGGGAAATCAGCACTACTTTCTACGCAACCGACTCCGCGATCCCCCGCCGGCCAAAGATCAATAG
- a CDS encoding cytochrome P450 encodes MSMAMPPSVSALPTGPSSSAWRQLFRFAGDPLGLLDECHRHYGDAFTLHIAGHGQFVMLSDPQAVREIFQADPDILHSGEANTLFTATVGRSSVLVLDGAPHLRQRRILVPPLKGERMRVFFDAMRLETLEAVRSWATGTPFPTLPAMRRVTLRVILRTGLGLLPGSELDRFERKIEAFLSNGRQRYALVLMTIVPIERLAGSRWVPLFRQLSDLDDDIFALISARRRGDRNVTGQNVLDDLLDAKYEDGTPLVDREVRDALITILIAGHETTALALSWALAEIAQHPDVVDRLSDELIRVTGGGPPAAEHLPALEYLDGSVRESLRLRPVVPFVVRKTMQPISIAGREYPAGVVLCPCSYLVHQREDLYPAAGEFRPERFLERKYGPHEWFPFGGGNRICLGMPFALYEMKVLIATLLSQVRPTRAKDACSKARRYGIVLGPDDGGRIVVQRTRPDN; translated from the coding sequence ATGTCGATGGCGATGCCTCCCTCCGTTTCCGCTCTGCCTACAGGTCCATCGTCCTCTGCCTGGCGGCAGCTATTTCGCTTCGCCGGAGATCCCCTCGGACTGCTTGACGAGTGCCATCGGCATTACGGAGATGCGTTTACACTCCACATTGCCGGGCACGGCCAGTTCGTGATGCTGTCCGACCCGCAAGCCGTACGCGAGATCTTCCAGGCTGATCCGGACATCCTCCACTCCGGCGAGGCGAACACTCTCTTTACTGCTACCGTCGGCCGCAGCTCGGTCTTGGTACTGGACGGGGCGCCACATCTGCGGCAGCGTCGGATCTTGGTTCCGCCGCTAAAGGGCGAACGGATGAGAGTCTTTTTTGACGCAATGCGGCTGGAGACGCTCGAAGCCGTGCGCTCCTGGGCGACTGGGACGCCATTTCCCACACTTCCGGCGATGCGCCGAGTCACGTTGCGGGTCATTCTTCGGACTGGATTGGGACTGCTGCCCGGCTCCGAGTTGGATCGCTTCGAGCGAAAAATAGAGGCGTTCTTGTCCAACGGCAGGCAGCGGTATGCGCTGGTGCTCATGACGATTGTGCCGATCGAACGCTTAGCGGGGTCGCGTTGGGTGCCACTGTTCCGTCAATTGAGCGATCTGGACGACGATATCTTTGCGCTGATCTCGGCAAGGCGGCGCGGCGACCGTAATGTGACGGGCCAAAACGTACTGGACGATCTCCTTGACGCAAAATACGAGGACGGAACGCCGCTCGTGGATCGCGAAGTGCGAGACGCCCTCATTACCATCCTCATCGCCGGACATGAAACGACGGCCCTGGCACTTTCCTGGGCGCTTGCGGAAATCGCGCAGCACCCAGACGTGGTTGACCGACTGTCCGATGAACTTATTCGCGTGACTGGTGGCGGACCGCCCGCGGCCGAGCATTTGCCGGCACTGGAATACCTCGATGGCAGCGTCCGCGAGAGTCTACGGCTCCGTCCTGTGGTGCCGTTTGTCGTGCGCAAGACCATGCAGCCAATTTCGATCGCCGGCCGCGAGTATCCAGCCGGCGTGGTACTGTGTCCCTGCTCGTATTTGGTACACCAACGCGAGGATCTCTATCCGGCCGCGGGCGAGTTCCGACCGGAGCGTTTTCTGGAACGCAAGTATGGGCCGCACGAGTGGTTTCCCTTCGGCGGAGGCAACCGGATTTGCCTTGGGATGCCGTTTGCGCTGTACGAGATGAAGGTGCTGATCGCTACGCTGCTGAGCCAAGTCCGACCAACTCGTGCGAAGGATGCTTGCTCTAAGGCGCGGCGTTACGGGATCGTCCTGGGTCCGGATGATGGCGGGCGCATCGTTGTCCAACGAACTCGTCCGGACAACTAG